Proteins co-encoded in one Halodesulfovibrio marinisediminis DSM 17456 genomic window:
- a CDS encoding ferritin-like domain-containing protein, with the protein MNKSDKDARRQNVIEVLNKARSMELHAITQYMNQHYGLDDMDYGELAKQVKLIALDEMRHAEMFAERIKELGGEPTAEQCCPVERKQPVKRIFPFDANQEDDTIDQYNQFLIVCRENGDSVSQKIFETVIEEEQLHYNYFDAIAGHIEKLGDVYLSKIAGTPASTGLASQGFAVTGGGE; encoded by the coding sequence ATGAATAAATCTGACAAAGATGCCCGTCGGCAAAATGTTATTGAAGTATTGAACAAAGCGCGCAGCATGGAACTGCACGCCATTACTCAGTACATGAATCAGCACTACGGGCTGGACGACATGGATTACGGAGAACTTGCAAAACAGGTAAAACTGATTGCTCTTGATGAAATGCGTCACGCAGAAATGTTTGCAGAACGCATTAAGGAACTGGGCGGAGAACCGACAGCAGAACAATGTTGCCCCGTGGAACGCAAACAGCCCGTGAAGCGTATCTTCCCGTTCGATGCAAATCAAGAAGATGACACAATTGACCAATACAACCAGTTTCTCATCGTCTGCCGCGAAAACGGCGACAGCGTGAGTCAGAAAATATTCGAGACCGTCATCGAAGAAGAACAATTGCATTACAACTACTTCGATGCGATTGCAGGGCATATTGAAAAACTCGGCGATGTATACCTAAGCAAAATCGCCGGAACGCCAGCGTCAACAGGTCTCGCAAGCCAAGGCTTTGCGGTCACTGGTGGTGGGGAATAA
- a CDS encoding bifunctional folylpolyglutamate synthase/dihydrofolate synthase: MSETERNFFATYDDFEAHLMKLGLFHMDLAHSRIDAVLHEAELKRPDYPAVQVVGTNGKGSTSSFLSAFGQATGLNVGLYTSPHFVTPRERILINGEMLDEEEWCDVANDVMECGGQDLTYFELLTVMAVFMFSDYEVDLAIFEAGLGGAHDATTAIERDLVVYTPIGLDHVDVLGASIEEIARDKAGAMRKGMPAVTHIQSKEALAVLKEEAQKVGAKLVAAEGTVTLPKTERFGLVGAHQKDNAMLALAAFKQLVDIYGWQPADIMDWDDVKEIGVADAWIAGRFQHVSATDSLPDLYLDGAHNEPAFDVLTAALQETGVKPAAIIFGCMNNKDIQTLVPKVQALTEGSILLPQFTEMDRAEPAARLATHFDERAEVCDSLQDALTRSKEIAGDKSVLLCGSLYLLAEFFALHPEFLQR; the protein is encoded by the coding sequence ATGAGCGAAACCGAACGAAATTTTTTTGCAACGTATGATGACTTTGAAGCGCATTTAATGAAGCTTGGCCTGTTCCATATGGATCTGGCGCATAGCAGAATTGATGCGGTTTTACATGAAGCGGAACTGAAACGACCTGATTATCCGGCGGTTCAAGTTGTCGGCACAAACGGAAAAGGTAGCACCAGCTCCTTCCTGTCTGCATTCGGGCAGGCTACAGGATTGAATGTTGGGCTGTATACCTCTCCACACTTTGTTACTCCACGTGAACGAATTCTTATCAATGGCGAAATGCTGGATGAAGAAGAATGGTGTGATGTGGCAAACGATGTTATGGAGTGCGGAGGGCAGGATCTTACTTATTTTGAGCTGCTTACCGTAATGGCTGTCTTCATGTTCTCTGACTACGAAGTCGACCTTGCTATTTTTGAAGCCGGATTGGGTGGAGCACACGATGCTACTACTGCCATTGAGCGAGATCTTGTGGTGTATACACCAATTGGACTTGATCATGTAGATGTACTGGGTGCTTCTATTGAAGAGATTGCCCGCGATAAAGCTGGTGCGATGCGTAAGGGTATGCCTGCAGTTACCCATATCCAGTCCAAAGAGGCTTTGGCGGTGCTAAAAGAAGAAGCGCAGAAAGTAGGCGCAAAACTTGTTGCTGCTGAAGGCACTGTGACTTTGCCAAAGACTGAACGTTTTGGACTGGTTGGTGCGCATCAGAAAGATAACGCTATGCTTGCCCTTGCAGCGTTCAAGCAGCTTGTTGATATCTATGGATGGCAACCTGCTGATATTATGGATTGGGATGATGTGAAAGAAATTGGTGTTGCAGATGCATGGATAGCAGGTCGCTTCCAGCATGTGTCAGCAACGGATTCACTTCCTGATTTGTACCTCGATGGCGCGCATAACGAACCGGCATTTGATGTTCTTACAGCTGCATTACAGGAAACCGGAGTTAAACCGGCCGCCATTATCTTTGGCTGTATGAACAATAAAGATATCCAGACGCTTGTTCCAAAGGTTCAGGCGCTTACAGAAGGCTCTATTCTGCTTCCTCAGTTTACAGAAATGGATAGGGCAGAACCGGCAGCACGGCTTGCAACTCATTTTGATGAACGGGCAGAAGTCTGTGACTCTTTGCAGGATGCGTTGACCCGCAGTAAAGAAATTGCAGGGGATAAATCTGTGTTGCTGTGTGGCTCATTGTACTTGCTTGCTGAATTTTTTGCTCTGCACCCAGAATTTTTACAGCGCTAA
- a CDS encoding biotin transporter BioY: MQSSPLTGLHKQVWTALLAALIAVGALIQLPIGPVPVTLQTFFIVLAGYILGPVSGAAAMLLYILAGAIGLPIFAGGKAGFAVLFGPTGGYLLGFVGTAYLAGFGKHSKNNLMPLFWGLLGLAFVYLVGFLRLKFVLDISFAKAAAIGIAPFIWGDLIKVAAAATAFRFLRKQGLLPE; encoded by the coding sequence ATGCAATCTTCACCACTTACAGGACTCCACAAACAAGTCTGGACTGCGTTACTTGCAGCACTGATTGCTGTAGGAGCACTTATTCAACTTCCAATCGGACCGGTACCGGTAACCTTACAAACATTTTTCATTGTACTGGCAGGATACATCCTCGGCCCTGTCAGCGGTGCAGCAGCTATGCTACTCTACATCCTTGCAGGAGCCATCGGACTTCCGATTTTTGCCGGTGGTAAAGCTGGCTTCGCCGTTTTGTTTGGCCCTACGGGTGGGTACCTTCTCGGCTTTGTGGGCACAGCCTACCTTGCCGGCTTTGGAAAGCATAGCAAAAACAACTTAATGCCTCTCTTCTGGGGACTTCTGGGGCTGGCTTTTGTCTATCTTGTTGGCTTCCTACGCTTAAAATTTGTCCTCGATATTTCTTTTGCCAAAGCTGCCGCAATCGGCATTGCGCCATTCATCTGGGGTGACCTTATTAAAGTAGCTGCCGCCGCCACCGCGTTTCGCTTCTTACGCAAACAGGGACTGCTGCCAGAATGA
- a CDS encoding aminopeptidase: MSSNNLSCEPKSCWEVYSSDSDLAAMDSLAARYIEFLTTCKTERETIAYAVQRLEEAGFSTDISSGKYYTILHDKTLFVARKGAKSLAEGVHLIGAHADTPRIDFKQHPLYETCGVAQAKTHYYGGIRKYQWLSRPLALHGVVVKEDGKKVIVNIGEDASDPVFTIADLLPHLAQDQSKKVLADAFEAEKLNIILAHRPVEVEDEESNDAPKEKIKQRVLDILHEKYGINEEDLYSSELQAVPAGPARMVGLDESIIGGYGQDDRICCFTALEALLEADASDYAQVLVLWDKEEIGSEGSTGAKSRFFEYCIEDLIEAWDPNARFRQVMLATRALSSDVHGAMDPDYQEVHEKLNSATLGYGPCFCKFTGHRGKYEANDAHPEYLGWLRGVMNSAGVPWQMAELGKVDHGGGGTVAMYLAMYGMNIVDFGPGLLAMHSPFELASKADLYATLKAFSAFLEAK, translated from the coding sequence ATGAGCTCTAATAACTTATCCTGTGAGCCAAAAAGTTGCTGGGAAGTTTACTCCAGTGACAGTGATCTTGCAGCAATGGATTCTCTTGCTGCGCGTTACATTGAATTTCTTACTACCTGCAAAACTGAGCGCGAAACCATTGCCTATGCTGTACAGCGCCTTGAAGAAGCAGGGTTCTCAACTGATATTTCTTCTGGAAAATATTACACGATCCTCCACGATAAGACCTTGTTTGTTGCCCGTAAGGGTGCAAAGTCTTTAGCTGAAGGCGTACACCTTATCGGTGCTCATGCAGATACTCCGCGTATCGATTTCAAACAGCATCCGTTGTACGAAACCTGCGGTGTGGCACAGGCCAAAACCCACTACTATGGCGGTATCCGTAAGTACCAGTGGCTTTCCCGTCCTCTCGCTCTGCACGGTGTGGTTGTAAAAGAAGATGGTAAAAAGGTTATTGTGAATATCGGTGAAGATGCATCTGATCCAGTGTTCACCATTGCAGACCTTCTTCCGCATCTTGCGCAGGATCAGTCTAAAAAGGTTCTCGCAGATGCTTTTGAAGCAGAGAAGCTGAATATCATCCTTGCTCATCGTCCAGTAGAAGTGGAGGATGAAGAAAGCAATGATGCACCTAAAGAAAAAATTAAGCAGCGTGTTCTCGATATCCTGCACGAGAAGTACGGTATTAATGAAGAAGACCTGTACTCATCCGAATTACAGGCTGTTCCGGCTGGTCCTGCACGCATGGTTGGTCTGGATGAATCAATCATCGGTGGTTACGGTCAGGATGACCGCATTTGCTGTTTCACAGCGCTTGAAGCTTTGCTTGAAGCCGATGCGTCTGATTACGCTCAGGTACTCGTTTTATGGGATAAAGAAGAGATCGGCTCTGAAGGTTCAACTGGTGCCAAGTCTCGTTTCTTTGAATATTGCATTGAAGACCTCATTGAAGCATGGGATCCAAACGCACGCTTCCGTCAGGTAATGTTGGCAACTCGTGCACTTTCTTCTGATGTACACGGTGCAATGGATCCTGATTATCAGGAAGTGCATGAGAAGTTGAACTCTGCAACACTTGGCTACGGCCCGTGTTTTTGCAAGTTCACCGGTCATCGTGGTAAGTACGAAGCTAACGATGCACATCCTGAGTACCTCGGCTGGCTGCGTGGTGTAATGAATTCCGCTGGTGTGCCATGGCAGATGGCAGAACTCGGTAAGGTTGATCATGGTGGTGGCGGTACTGTTGCAATGTACCTTGCAATGTACGGTATGAACATCGTCGACTTTGGTCCTGGCCTTCTGGCAATGCACAGTCCGTTCGAGCTGGCAAGCAAGGCGGACTTGTACGCGACCTTGAAAGCATTTTCAGCTTTCCTTGAAGCTAAATAA
- a CDS encoding class I SAM-dependent methyltransferase, with product MNQLSEYTPRLEVPLCGRTWTLDRAADLETLWEAMVDDDLDDDERLPYWTELWPSSLVLGEHLFAHKDQIAGKRCLDIGCGLGLTAIIASWLGANVIAMDYEFEALRFAKKNADLNNVTQPVWTLMDWRFPAVRPQSVDLMWGGDIMYEVRFVEPVLDFLDHCLVPDGRAWVAEPNRNVYKEFRAQLDKRGWKSRKLLTEKTSAIYEQPSKVTVNLWELSR from the coding sequence ATGAATCAACTTTCTGAATATACACCGCGTCTGGAAGTGCCGCTTTGCGGACGTACTTGGACGTTGGATAGAGCTGCTGATCTTGAAACACTATGGGAAGCCATGGTGGATGATGATCTCGACGATGACGAGCGCTTGCCGTACTGGACAGAACTATGGCCTTCGAGTCTGGTACTTGGTGAGCATTTGTTTGCGCATAAAGATCAGATTGCAGGCAAGCGTTGTTTGGATATCGGTTGCGGTCTTGGACTCACTGCAATTATTGCATCATGGCTCGGTGCGAATGTAATTGCAATGGATTACGAGTTTGAGGCTCTGCGTTTTGCTAAAAAAAATGCCGATCTTAACAACGTTACTCAGCCTGTGTGGACTCTTATGGACTGGCGTTTTCCAGCAGTACGTCCACAGTCTGTAGATTTGATGTGGGGTGGCGACATTATGTATGAAGTGCGTTTTGTTGAACCAGTCCTCGACTTTTTGGATCATTGCCTCGTGCCTGATGGTCGTGCATGGGTGGCAGAACCCAATAGAAATGTGTACAAAGAGTTTAGAGCACAGCTTGATAAAAGAGGATGGAAATCCCGCAAACTGCTGACTGAAAAAACATCGGCTATATACGAGCAACCATCAAAAGTTACTGTTAATCTTTGGGAACTGTCCCGCTAG
- the nikR gene encoding nickel-responsive transcriptional regulator NikR, producing MGRTIRFGVSLDSELLEKFDDLCEERCYQTRSEAIRDLIRNTLVQQEWEQDDKELAGTLTLVYDHHKSDLAQRLTEIQHDAHDMIITSLHVHLDHDNCLEVLVLKGNGANIRALAQKLTSTKGVKHGKLNLTTTGQDIA from the coding sequence ATGGGACGTACAATCCGCTTCGGCGTATCCCTTGATTCCGAACTGTTAGAAAAATTTGATGATTTATGTGAAGAGCGCTGTTACCAGACTCGCTCTGAGGCTATTCGTGACTTAATTCGTAATACTCTCGTGCAGCAGGAATGGGAGCAGGACGATAAAGAATTAGCAGGAACGCTGACGCTTGTGTATGATCATCATAAGAGCGATCTGGCGCAGCGTTTAACAGAGATCCAGCATGATGCTCATGATATGATCATTACTTCCCTGCACGTGCATCTGGATCATGACAATTGCTTAGAAGTTCTTGTTCTTAAAGGGAATGGAGCTAATATTCGTGCACTAGCTCAAAAGCTTACCTCTACGAAAGGGGTTAAGCATGGTAAATTAAACTTAACTACAACAGGACAAGACATTGCCTAA
- the folE2 gene encoding GTP cyclohydrolase FolE2, protein MQDIQMSSSEVAIPIDSVGVKNLRVPLLVRDRENGAQHTVAQVEVGVDLPAAFKGTHMSRFVESLETFGEELDYHSLRDLLAQIQERLSARNAFISFTFPYFMTLPSPATKRKSRMNYEVTLTGALEDEEMSCMLEVCVPVMTVCPCSKAISDEGAHSQRAEIRLQINMSGFAWIEEFIEIANNAGSSPVYSLLKREDEKYVTEYAFANPTFVEDVVRAVAKQLSEHEKIDWYRVEVESFESIHNHSAYAVIESR, encoded by the coding sequence CTGCAAGATATACAGATGAGTTCATCTGAGGTGGCAATTCCTATCGATAGTGTAGGAGTGAAAAATTTACGAGTTCCTCTTCTGGTGCGTGATCGGGAGAACGGTGCACAACATACCGTAGCTCAAGTGGAAGTAGGGGTTGATTTACCGGCGGCATTCAAAGGCACACATATGAGTCGCTTTGTGGAGTCCCTTGAAACCTTCGGTGAGGAACTGGATTACCATAGCCTCAGAGACCTGCTTGCGCAGATTCAGGAACGTCTTAGCGCACGCAATGCTTTTATTTCCTTTACGTTCCCATATTTTATGACTCTGCCGTCACCGGCAACCAAGCGTAAGAGCCGTATGAACTACGAAGTTACGCTTACAGGTGCACTCGAAGATGAAGAAATGAGCTGCATGCTCGAAGTCTGCGTGCCGGTTATGACAGTATGCCCATGTTCTAAAGCTATTTCAGATGAAGGTGCACACAGCCAGCGCGCTGAAATTCGTCTTCAGATTAACATGAGTGGTTTTGCATGGATTGAAGAATTTATCGAAATTGCTAATAACGCCGGATCATCTCCAGTTTATTCTCTGCTCAAGCGTGAAGATGAAAAGTATGTAACTGAGTACGCTTTTGCGAACCCTACCTTTGTAGAAGACGTAGTACGTGCCGTTGCAAAGCAGCTTAGTGAACATGAGAAGATTGATTGGTACAGAGTTGAAGTCGAAAGCTTTGAATCAATCCACAATCACAGTGCCTACGCTGTGATCGAAAGTCGCTAA
- a CDS encoding putative bifunctional diguanylate cyclase/phosphodiesterase encodes MERESKKRVGQMHKSIVRLLPIVLLATIFFTLLLTHIDALDLLYSYTRAHEEMQLDEIILGIITFIPISLIASLYTTRKFLYELVQKEKELEYSANHDSMTRLANRNNLLQLLDSLLVKAKRHESRVAVLFIDLDDFKLINDTLGHDAGDALLYQVAKRLSENLRESDILARHGGDEFILLISGIEENNSASKDKDSFCKKVTLVTQRILTTIQKPFSIENQNIYINASIGVSIYPDDGDDKSTLLMQADTAMYRAKEHGRGTYQYFSQDLTAKQNKLMLISNDLRRAIDNKEFVLHYQPIVELNSGRMIGVEALIRWVKDGKVISPNDFIPVAESIGLINPIGDWVLEECSRQLHSWKQENIPLYIAANISGRQLWQKDILEKIINTTKLIGVSKEQLEIEITEGTVIKDSFRIATVFDGLQSSGIKISLDDFGTGYSSLSRLRQMPISKLKIDRSFVNGIPLNTDDIAIVKAIIQMSDTLSIDSLAEGIETEEQWRYLRDIGCQYGQGYYFSQPVPAKKIEELWHDNYLSSDKHLNPPAALTT; translated from the coding sequence ATGGAAAGAGAATCTAAAAAAAGAGTGGGGCAAATGCATAAAAGCATAGTTCGCTTGCTGCCTATCGTATTACTGGCCACCATCTTTTTTACCCTACTCCTCACCCATATTGATGCCTTAGATTTATTATACTCTTACACTCGTGCCCATGAAGAAATGCAGCTTGACGAAATCATTTTGGGCATAATCACCTTTATACCTATTAGTCTCATTGCTAGCTTGTATACAACACGCAAGTTCCTCTACGAGCTAGTACAAAAAGAGAAAGAACTTGAATATAGTGCCAACCATGACAGTATGACTAGGTTAGCCAACCGCAACAACCTGCTCCAATTACTGGATTCATTGCTGGTGAAAGCCAAACGACATGAAAGCCGTGTCGCAGTTCTCTTTATCGATTTGGATGATTTCAAATTAATTAATGACACATTGGGGCATGATGCTGGTGATGCTCTCCTATACCAAGTTGCGAAAAGATTAAGTGAGAATCTTCGGGAGTCCGATATACTAGCAAGACATGGTGGAGATGAATTTATCCTGTTGATATCCGGTATTGAGGAGAATAATTCAGCAAGTAAGGACAAAGATTCCTTCTGTAAGAAAGTAACTCTGGTTACTCAACGTATTCTTACAACAATACAAAAACCATTTTCAATCGAAAACCAGAACATCTACATTAATGCCAGTATAGGTGTCAGCATTTACCCTGATGATGGTGATGACAAATCAACTTTATTGATGCAAGCAGATACCGCCATGTACCGAGCCAAGGAGCATGGGCGTGGTACCTATCAATACTTCTCACAAGACCTTACTGCTAAGCAGAATAAATTAATGCTCATCTCAAATGATTTGCGTAGGGCAATTGATAACAAAGAATTTGTTCTCCATTACCAACCAATAGTAGAACTGAATAGCGGCAGAATGATAGGCGTAGAGGCGCTGATTCGATGGGTAAAAGATGGCAAGGTTATCTCACCAAATGACTTTATCCCAGTAGCCGAATCTATCGGGTTGATAAACCCTATTGGCGATTGGGTATTGGAAGAATGCTCCAGACAATTGCACAGTTGGAAGCAAGAGAATATCCCACTATACATTGCAGCTAATATTTCTGGTAGGCAACTATGGCAAAAAGATATCTTGGAAAAAATAATAAATACAACCAAATTGATAGGAGTTAGTAAGGAACAACTGGAAATTGAAATCACTGAGGGTACAGTGATTAAAGATAGCTTCCGGATAGCGACTGTATTTGATGGCCTTCAATCAAGTGGTATAAAAATCAGCCTTGATGACTTTGGAACTGGATACTCATCATTATCTCGGCTAAGGCAAATGCCCATAAGCAAACTCAAAATCGATAGATCGTTCGTTAACGGTATTCCTCTGAATACTGATGACATAGCTATTGTGAAGGCTATTATTCAGATGAGTGATACTCTTAGTATTGATTCTCTTGCAGAAGGAATCGAAACGGAAGAACAGTGGAGATATCTTCGTGACATAGGATGTCAGTATGGACAGGGGTATTACTTCAGCCAGCCTGTTCCTGCTAAAAAAATCGAAGAGTTATGGCATGACAACTATCTATCTTCTGATAAGCATTTAAATCCCCCTGCAGCCTTGACGACATAA
- the selA gene encoding L-seryl-tRNA(Sec) selenium transferase — translation MSILFRALPSVDKVLDALTESGEFSHIPRSIVREHVNGFLDVCREEIRAGVITEQEQLALGIILPRMKAYIRAQSRPHFRRVLNGTGVVVHTNLGRSLLAESAVEAVTEACAYYSNLEFDLATGERGSRYSHVEELLCKVCGAEAGLVVNNNAAAVLIVLDTLCKDKEVPVSRGQLVEIGGSFRIPEVMEKSGATLREVGATNRTHLRDYEQAITEETGALLRVHTSNYRIVGFHKEVTLEEMVALGKKHDLPVIEDLGSGSFTDFSTLRIGEEPTVQQVVGAGADVVTFSGDKVLGGPQAGIIVGKKKYIDMIKRNPMNRALRIDKMTLAALEATLRLYREPELARIEIPTLSMMFAEQSQLKQRARRLANRIKKACGEQISVKVVDGNSRVGGGSFPERDLPTALVAITPSAVSETMLKKALLDSNPPLVGRIEQQAFCLDPRTLTDKEFTLVIDALQQALQVVSR, via the coding sequence TTGTCTATTCTTTTCCGCGCATTACCATCTGTTGATAAAGTCCTTGATGCCCTTACCGAGTCGGGTGAGTTTTCCCATATTCCTCGCTCGATTGTACGCGAGCACGTGAACGGCTTTCTTGATGTTTGCCGCGAAGAGATTCGCGCAGGTGTTATCACTGAGCAGGAACAGCTTGCTCTGGGTATCATTCTGCCGCGTATGAAAGCGTATATCCGCGCACAGTCACGTCCTCATTTTAGACGTGTGCTTAACGGCACTGGTGTTGTTGTACATACCAACCTCGGGCGTTCTTTGCTTGCAGAGTCTGCTGTTGAAGCCGTTACTGAAGCTTGCGCGTATTACTCCAACCTTGAATTTGATCTTGCTACGGGTGAGCGTGGTAGCCGCTATAGCCATGTGGAAGAGCTGCTTTGTAAAGTTTGCGGTGCAGAAGCTGGCCTTGTTGTGAATAATAACGCTGCGGCAGTGCTTATTGTTCTGGATACCCTGTGTAAGGACAAAGAGGTTCCTGTTTCCCGTGGTCAGCTTGTGGAAATCGGCGGTAGTTTCCGAATCCCTGAAGTTATGGAAAAAAGCGGTGCAACCCTGCGTGAAGTGGGAGCCACAAACCGTACTCATCTTAGAGATTACGAGCAGGCGATTACAGAAGAAACCGGTGCGCTGCTGCGTGTGCATACATCGAACTACCGGATTGTTGGCTTCCATAAAGAGGTGACTCTGGAAGAAATGGTTGCTCTTGGCAAGAAGCATGATCTGCCAGTGATAGAAGACCTCGGTAGCGGCAGTTTTACTGATTTCTCTACTCTGCGGATTGGCGAAGAACCGACTGTGCAGCAGGTAGTGGGTGCTGGTGCTGATGTTGTTACCTTCTCCGGTGACAAAGTGCTTGGGGGCCCTCAGGCGGGGATTATTGTCGGTAAAAAGAAGTACATCGACATGATCAAACGTAACCCGATGAACCGTGCATTACGTATTGATAAAATGACCCTTGCTGCGCTGGAGGCTACCTTGCGTTTATACCGTGAGCCGGAGCTTGCCCGTATAGAAATTCCAACTCTTTCTATGATGTTTGCAGAGCAGTCTCAGTTGAAACAGCGTGCACGTCGCCTTGCAAACCGTATTAAAAAAGCCTGTGGTGAACAGATTTCTGTAAAAGTAGTGGATGGCAATTCCCGCGTTGGCGGTGGTTCTTTCCCTGAACGAGATTTACCGACAGCACTTGTTGCAATTACACCGTCTGCTGTTTCAGAAACCATGCTTAAAAAAGCATTGCTTGATAGCAATCCTCCGCTTGTAGGACGAATTGAGCAGCAGGCTTTTTGTCTAGACCCCCGTACCTTGACCGATAAAGAGTTCACTTTGGTCATTGATGCTTTGCAACAAGCCTTACAAGTTGTTTCCCGATAA
- a CDS encoding energy-coupling factor ABC transporter ATP-binding protein: MITAENLSFTYRGNTSPALNNLSFSIPKGELVCLCGTNGSGKSTLFSLLSGLQTPSSGTLEVGFIIAKGNEQQLRAQSALVLQDADLQIIGSTVAEDMMLAFPANDADAEATCRAMAERFSLLDHWDSPVHALSYGQKRKLCLAVSLLSTPSLLLLDEPFSGLDYPAMLEMRSIMKANKKLGLTQIVSVHDLEPVIDLADSMIVLHHGELKGTGVPEGLLSSLLEYGIRPPYSWLREHTISPWG, translated from the coding sequence ATGATCACCGCAGAAAATCTTTCCTTCACATACCGTGGAAATACTTCCCCTGCTCTGAACAACCTCTCCTTTTCCATTCCTAAAGGAGAACTTGTTTGCCTGTGCGGAACAAACGGAAGTGGCAAATCAACACTCTTCTCACTGCTGTCCGGTTTACAAACACCATCTTCCGGCACGTTGGAAGTTGGTTTCATCATCGCCAAGGGAAACGAGCAGCAACTTCGGGCGCAGAGCGCTTTAGTTTTGCAGGATGCAGATCTACAAATCATCGGCTCAACTGTAGCAGAAGACATGATGCTTGCGTTTCCTGCAAACGATGCGGATGCAGAAGCTACCTGTCGCGCAATGGCAGAGCGATTCTCACTCCTCGACCATTGGGACTCGCCTGTACATGCATTATCTTACGGACAAAAAAGAAAACTCTGCCTCGCAGTATCCCTGCTTTCAACGCCATCCCTTTTGCTACTAGATGAACCATTCTCCGGTCTGGATTATCCAGCCATGCTTGAAATGCGTTCCATTATGAAAGCAAACAAAAAACTAGGACTCACCCAGATTGTGTCGGTGCATGATCTTGAGCCTGTTATCGATCTGGCAGATTCAATGATCGTGCTGCATCATGGTGAACTTAAGGGAACAGGCGTACCGGAAGGACTCTTAAGTTCGCTGTTGGAATACGGAATACGACCACCATATTCATGGCTGCGTGAACACACGATTTCTCCTTGGGGGTAA
- a CDS encoding iron-containing alcohol dehydrogenase, which translates to MIDFMFHMPTKVIFGSGKLKELANPANVPGKKAFIVISSGGSMIRHSYLTFVQNMLNHNGVESVVYNKIQENPILDHVTEGAALARQHECDFVIGLGGGSSIDSAKSIALMATNEGNYWDYMQSGTGGRKTPANPALPIVAIPTTAGTGTEADPWTVITNSETNEKIGWGNDSTYPTISFVDPWFTLTVPPKVTAFTGMDAFFHSVETYLSVQRQPTSDLLSQQAVQLINTFLPEIVKEGQNIEARTMVSWASTAAGVCQSLSSCMSLHSMEHALSAYYPQIPHGAGLIMLSRAYFKHLTPHMPERMVDLAYFMDVDVDSLPEDRRPYAFVDALDKLINNIGMGELSLTTYGVKKEDCVKLAKNAMETMDVLFACTPVKMSEEEVAAIFEESF; encoded by the coding sequence ATGATCGATTTTATGTTTCACATGCCGACAAAGGTAATTTTCGGTAGTGGTAAATTAAAAGAGCTTGCTAATCCGGCTAATGTGCCGGGTAAGAAAGCATTCATTGTCATCAGCTCCGGCGGTTCGATGATTCGTCACAGCTATCTGACCTTTGTGCAGAACATGCTGAACCACAATGGCGTAGAGAGTGTTGTCTACAACAAGATTCAGGAAAACCCGATCCTTGATCATGTTACTGAAGGTGCTGCATTAGCCCGACAGCATGAATGTGACTTTGTTATTGGTCTTGGTGGTGGTAGTTCTATCGATTCTGCGAAGTCCATTGCATTAATGGCAACCAACGAGGGCAACTACTGGGATTACATGCAGTCAGGCACGGGTGGTAGAAAAACTCCAGCGAATCCTGCTTTGCCAATTGTAGCCATTCCGACCACAGCAGGAACAGGTACAGAAGCTGATCCATGGACCGTTATTACTAATAGTGAAACCAATGAGAAAATTGGTTGGGGGAATGATTCAACGTACCCGACTATTTCTTTTGTCGATCCTTGGTTTACGCTTACTGTTCCGCCAAAGGTTACAGCTTTTACTGGCATGGATGCGTTTTTCCACTCTGTGGAAACCTATCTTTCAGTACAGCGCCAGCCAACCAGTGATCTGCTTTCTCAGCAGGCAGTGCAGTTAATTAATACTTTTCTGCCTGAAATTGTGAAAGAAGGGCAGAACATTGAAGCTAGAACCATGGTGTCATGGGCATCCACTGCCGCAGGCGTCTGTCAGTCTTTGTCATCATGTATGTCATTGCATTCCATGGAACACGCATTGTCTGCGTACTATCCTCAAATTCCACATGGTGCTGGCTTGATTATGCTTTCCAGAGCGTACTTCAAGCATCTTACTCCGCATATGCCGGAGCGCATGGTTGATCTTGCATATTTTATGGATGTTGATGTTGATAGTCTGCCAGAAGATAGGCGCCCATATGCATTTGTTGATGCTCTCGATAAGCTTATCAATAACATTGGCATGGGGGAACTTTCTTTGACAACGTATGGTGTGAAGAAAGAAGACTGTGTAAAGCTGGCAAAGAACGCTATGGAAACTATGGACGTACTCTTTGCTTGTACTCCTGTGAAAATGTCCGAAGAAGAAGTTGCGGCTATTTTCGAAGAATCATTCTAA